The DNA window CGCGTGGGATTGCGAGCGTTCGGATTGACCCGGTTTACAGACTCGTCACCCGCGAGTCGGGAGTATCGACCAAGATGGATAGACAGAATATCGACCAGCTCGTCCAGCGCCTGGCAGGCCTGGTGCCTACCGGTCTGGCTGACGTGCAGAAGGACCTGAAGGAGAATTTCCACGATGTGTTGGCGCAAGGACTGCGCCGGCTCGACCTGGTCACTCGCGACGAATTCGAGGTGCAGCAGCAGGTGC is part of the Frateuria aurantia DSM 6220 genome and encodes:
- a CDS encoding accessory factor UbiK family protein, translated to MDRQNIDQLVQRLAGLVPTGLADVQKDLKENFHDVLAQGLRRLDLVTRDEFEVQQQVLARTRSKLDALEKQLAELEAGLSARGGSEA